The following are encoded together in the Planococcus antarcticus DSM 14505 genome:
- a CDS encoding PPK2 family polyphosphate kinase codes for MNTDKYAVQKDKKIKLADYPTTTQDKYSEKELKEKLIPESLEKLKKLHMKLHAQEEKGIVVVLQAMDAAGKDEAITYIFSTLTAQGLKTTSFKKPSETELAHDYLWRFREGMPARGQIGILNRSYYEEVIAPRVHDLLGETPLPDELIDENIWNVRYRQINDFERYMVENGFPVVKFFFNMSFGEQRRRLLERMKNPEKNWEFSFNDVKERKHWDGYQGIFEDLLNNTSTEHAPWYALPADDEWFTRYIVSEVMIKMLQKINPHYPEIKGEEKVELKKAIRQLEEEE; via the coding sequence ATGAATACCGATAAATATGCAGTTCAAAAAGATAAGAAAATAAAGCTTGCTGATTACCCAACGACAACTCAAGACAAATACAGTGAAAAAGAACTCAAGGAAAAATTGATCCCTGAAAGCCTCGAAAAACTAAAGAAACTACACATGAAACTACATGCCCAAGAAGAAAAGGGAATCGTTGTAGTACTACAAGCAATGGATGCAGCTGGAAAAGATGAAGCCATCACGTATATCTTTTCGACTTTGACAGCACAAGGTTTAAAGACGACTTCGTTTAAAAAACCATCTGAAACAGAACTTGCCCATGATTATTTATGGCGATTTCGTGAAGGAATGCCGGCAAGAGGTCAAATTGGTATTTTAAATCGTTCTTATTATGAAGAAGTGATTGCGCCAAGAGTTCATGATTTGCTTGGGGAGACACCACTTCCAGACGAACTGATCGATGAGAATATTTGGAATGTCCGCTACCGCCAGATCAACGATTTTGAACGCTATATGGTTGAAAATGGCTTTCCAGTGGTTAAATTCTTTTTTAATATGTCTTTTGGTGAACAACGCCGCCGGTTGCTCGAACGTATGAAAAATCCAGAGAAAAACTGGGAGTTTTCGTTTAACGATGTAAAAGAACGTAAGCATTGGGATGGATACCAAGGGATTTTTGAAGATTTACTGAATAATACGTCAACAGAACACGCACCTTGGTATGCTCTGCCGGCTGACGACGAATGGTTTACACGTTATATCGTTTCAGAAGTGATGATCAAAATGCTACAAAAAATCAATCCGCACTATCCTGAAATCAAAGGGGAGGAAAAAGTGGAATTGAAAAAAGCTATTCGTCAACTGGAAGAAGAGGAGTAA
- a CDS encoding VOC family protein, whose amino-acid sequence MMITKLFPYLNFEGNGQEAAHFYTDVLGGELVGIMTYGEAQETDSEGMPDEVKNMVMNAQINMENGDT is encoded by the coding sequence ATGATGATTACGAAATTGTTTCCTTATTTGAATTTTGAAGGCAATGGCCAGGAAGCGGCACATTTCTATACGGATGTGCTAGGTGGTGAATTAGTAGGAATCATGACTTACGGTGAAGCGCAGGAGACGGACTCAGAAGGCATGCCCGATGAAGTGAAGAATATGGTGATGAATGCGCAGATCAACATGGAAAATGGGGATACATGA
- a CDS encoding VOC family protein, with product MISDVPPGMGMPSFQKGNNMSVTVLFDEIEEAQTVFNKLSEGGKVSMELQETFWSPLYGSLTDRFGIEWQVSVEGEME from the coding sequence ATGATTTCTGACGTCCCTCCAGGAATGGGGATGCCATCGTTTCAAAAAGGCAACAATATGTCAGTGACTGTACTGTTCGATGAAATCGAGGAAGCGCAGACCGTTTTTAACAAGCTGTCTGAAGGAGGCAAGGTCAGCATGGAGTTGCAGGAGACTTTCTGGAGCCCATTGTACGGCAGTCTGACCGATCGATTTGGAATCGAATGGCAGGTATCCGTTGAGGGTGAAATGGAATAG